From Lysobacter auxotrophicus, the proteins below share one genomic window:
- the lolD gene encoding lipoprotein-releasing ABC transporter ATP-binding protein LolD — MSDTMQSIKHQGEAIRAEGLAMTYAEGKLRTPVFEGLDLAVQSGETVAILGASGAGKSTLLHLLGGLDTPTSGEVFVAGQKMSSLSDAARGALRNQSLGFVYQFHHLLPEFTALENVMLPVLLSGAQVPDANKRAKALLESVGLGHRLDHKPGELSGGERQRAAVARALVNRPACVLGDEPTGNLDEKTAETVFELMLALNREQHTALVLVTHDRRLARRLDRVLELHEGKLRQLAPDEV, encoded by the coding sequence ATGAGTGACACCATGCAGTCGATCAAGCACCAGGGCGAGGCCATCCGCGCCGAAGGCCTTGCGATGACCTACGCCGAAGGCAAGCTGCGGACGCCCGTTTTCGAGGGGCTCGATCTTGCGGTGCAGTCGGGGGAAACCGTCGCCATCCTCGGCGCGTCGGGTGCCGGCAAGAGCACGCTGCTGCATCTGCTCGGCGGCCTGGACACACCGACCTCGGGCGAGGTGTTCGTCGCGGGGCAGAAGATGAGTTCGCTCTCCGACGCCGCTCGCGGTGCGCTGCGCAACCAGTCGCTCGGCTTCGTCTACCAGTTCCATCACCTGCTGCCGGAATTCACCGCGCTGGAGAACGTCATGTTGCCGGTGCTGCTCTCCGGCGCGCAGGTTCCCGATGCGAACAAGCGCGCGAAGGCGCTGCTCGAATCGGTAGGACTGGGGCATCGCCTCGACCACAAGCCCGGCGAGCTTTCGGGCGGCGAACGCCAGCGTGCGGCCGTTGCGCGTGCGCTGGTCAATCGGCCCGCGTGCGTGCTCGGTGACGAGCCCACCGGCAATCTCGATGAGAAAACCGCCGAAACCGTGTTCGAACTGATGCTCGCGCTCAATCGCGAACAGCACACGGCGCTGGTGCTGGTGACCCACGACCGCCGCCTCGCGCGTCGACTCGATCGCGTGCTCGAACTGCACGAAGGCAAGCTGCGCCAACTCGCTCCGGACGAGGTGTAG
- a CDS encoding lipoprotein-releasing ABC transporter permease subunit produces MFKPIPVAIGLRYLRAKRRNGFISFISLASIAGIALGVTALITTLAVMSGFQREIRDRMLQMAAHATVSAYGEPLTDWQTAVHQAIADKRVAGAAPYIEKEALLSGARNQPALVRGVLPDQEGKVSVLAEKMVQGKLDSLAPGSFNIVLGKELALWLGVGVGDSVVMTTTDFRSTPLGAVPQLKRFTVSGIFEAGYNDFDKGLAVTNMHDMQRLLRMGDGVTGVRLRLHDMDQAWDVARDLAVSLGGPFRVSDWTSENANMFRALKMEKTIMAILLSLIIAMGAFNLVSSQVMLVTDKQADIAILRTLGLTPRGVMQVFVVQGTLIGVIGTVIGVIGGIVLTLNLEHILKAIEAVVGVQLLPEDVYYITGLPTDLQASDVTIIAIVALVMAFFATIYPAWRAARTAPAEALRYE; encoded by the coding sequence ATGTTCAAACCCATCCCCGTCGCCATCGGCCTGCGCTACCTGCGCGCCAAACGCCGAAACGGCTTCATCTCCTTCATTTCGCTGGCCTCCATCGCGGGTATCGCGCTGGGCGTCACGGCGCTGATCACCACCCTGGCGGTGATGAGCGGCTTCCAGCGCGAAATCCGCGACCGCATGTTGCAGATGGCCGCACACGCGACCGTCAGCGCCTACGGCGAACCGCTCACCGACTGGCAGACCGCGGTCCACCAGGCCATCGCCGACAAACGCGTGGCCGGTGCGGCGCCCTACATCGAGAAGGAAGCGCTGCTTTCGGGCGCGCGCAACCAGCCGGCGCTGGTCCGCGGCGTGCTGCCGGACCAGGAAGGCAAGGTTTCGGTGCTGGCCGAGAAGATGGTGCAGGGCAAACTCGATTCGCTCGCGCCCGGCAGCTTCAACATCGTGCTCGGCAAGGAACTGGCGCTGTGGCTCGGCGTCGGCGTCGGCGACAGCGTGGTGATGACCACGACCGACTTCCGCAGCACGCCCCTGGGGGCCGTGCCGCAACTCAAGCGCTTCACGGTGAGCGGCATCTTCGAGGCCGGCTACAACGACTTCGACAAGGGCCTGGCCGTCACCAACATGCACGACATGCAGCGCCTGCTGCGCATGGGCGACGGCGTGACCGGCGTGCGTCTGCGCCTGCACGACATGGACCAGGCGTGGGACGTGGCGCGCGATCTCGCGGTGTCCCTGGGCGGCCCGTTCCGCGTCAGCGACTGGACCAGCGAGAACGCCAACATGTTCCGCGCGCTGAAGATGGAAAAGACGATCATGGCGATCCTGCTGTCGCTGATCATCGCCATGGGCGCGTTCAACCTGGTCAGCTCGCAGGTAATGCTGGTGACCGACAAGCAGGCCGACATCGCGATTCTGCGCACGCTAGGCCTCACGCCGCGCGGCGTCATGCAGGTGTTCGTGGTCCAGGGCACGTTGATCGGGGTTATCGGTACGGTCATCGGCGTGATCGGCGGCATCGTGCTCACGCTCAACCTCGAACACATCCTCAAGGCCATCGAGGCCGTGGTCGGCGTGCAATTGCTGCCGGAAGATGTCTATTACATCACGGGTCTGCCGACGGACCTGCAGGCCAGCGACGTGACGATCATCGCCATCGTCGCCCTCGTCATGGCGTTCTTCGCCACCATCTACCCCGCCTGGCGCGCCGCGCGTACGGCCCCGGCGGAGGCGCTGCGCTATGAGTGA
- a CDS encoding protein YgfX: protein MPNSPSSSTPSAPCRLEWRPSRWLAFALLLLGLLAALSVLASEMPLIVSVPVSLLAAGEGLRLARREMRRPGRDVVVASDGRAALDGAPVDDMRVHWRGPWAFARFRDADGRLGRLAWWPDALPARDRRELRLAIPVIQAAHSRPPMAS, encoded by the coding sequence ATGCCGAACTCGCCCAGCTCGTCGACACCATCCGCACCCTGCCGCCTTGAGTGGCGGCCATCGCGCTGGCTCGCGTTCGCGTTGTTGCTGCTGGGGCTTCTTGCGGCGCTGAGCGTGCTGGCCAGCGAGATGCCGTTGATCGTCTCGGTTCCCGTTTCGTTGCTCGCGGCGGGGGAGGGGCTGCGGCTCGCGCGCCGTGAGATGCGACGTCCCGGCCGCGACGTGGTGGTCGCCTCCGACGGTCGCGCCGCGCTCGATGGCGCGCCCGTCGACGACATGCGGGTGCACTGGCGCGGCCCTTGGGCGTTCGCGCGGTTTCGCGATGCCGACGGGCGCTTGGGCCGCCTGGCCTGGTGGCCCGACGCATTGCCCGCGCGGGATCGCCGTGAACTGCGGCTGGCCATTCCGGTCATACAGGCTGCGCATTCACGGCCACCAATGGCATCCTAG
- a CDS encoding succinate dehydrogenase assembly factor 2 produces the protein MSEDLERELSRLRWRSRRGMRELDRLFERYLDRAWRQAPEAERVVFLRLLEVEDDKLWHWFMGHDTPADAELAQLVDTIRTLPP, from the coding sequence ATGAGCGAGGATCTGGAGCGCGAGCTCAGCCGCCTGCGCTGGCGCAGCCGACGCGGCATGCGGGAACTCGACCGTCTTTTCGAGCGGTATCTTGACCGTGCATGGCGGCAAGCTCCGGAGGCGGAACGGGTGGTTTTCCTACGCCTGCTCGAAGTCGAGGACGATAAGCTCTGGCACTGGTTCATGGGACACGACACGCCCGCCGATGCCGAACTCGCCCAGCTCGTCGACACCATCCGCACCCTGCCGCCTTGA
- a CDS encoding MAPEG family protein: MNDLDTRLIFMPAVAMVALTFAVWWRMYFVRIGQMKRERIHPQAVATSAQSAARLTDSGPADNFRNLFELPVLFYVALVVAALTQQVNAATLGLAWAFVLLRVVHSAIHCTYNKVMHRFYAYVAGGMVLWLLWGAIAFGWWRA; encoded by the coding sequence ATGAATGACCTGGACACCCGATTGATCTTCATGCCCGCCGTGGCGATGGTCGCGCTGACCTTCGCGGTGTGGTGGCGCATGTATTTCGTGCGCATCGGCCAGATGAAGCGCGAACGCATCCACCCGCAGGCGGTGGCAACCTCGGCGCAGTCCGCCGCGCGCCTGACCGACAGCGGGCCGGCGGACAACTTCCGCAATCTGTTCGAGCTGCCGGTGCTGTTCTACGTGGCGCTCGTGGTCGCCGCGCTGACCCAGCAGGTGAACGCCGCGACGCTCGGGCTCGCCTGGGCCTTCGTGCTGTTGCGAGTCGTGCATAGCGCGATCCACTGCACCTACAACAAGGTCATGCACCGCTTCTACGCGTACGTGGCCGGCGGCATGGTGCTGTGGCTGCTCTGGGGCGCGATCGCCTTCGGCTGGTGGCGCGCATGA
- a CDS encoding succinate dehydrogenase iron-sulfur subunit yields the protein MAEFTLPKNSQIQKGRHWPAQGAKQSRTFKVYRWNPDDGMNPRVDTYEVDMATCGPMVLDALIKIKNEIDPTLTFRRSCREGICGSCAMNIDGTNTLACTKAIEDCSAGDVPIYPLPHMPVVKDLVPDLTHFYAQYASIRPWLRTQSPSPSDRERLQSPEDRKKLDGLYECILCACCSTSCPSYWWNGDRYLGPAILLQAYRWIVDSRDEDTGERLDDLEDPFKLYRCHTIMNCARTCPKGLNPAQAIGEIKKLMLARRA from the coding sequence GTGGCCGAATTTACCCTCCCGAAGAACTCGCAGATCCAGAAGGGCCGCCACTGGCCGGCGCAGGGCGCCAAGCAGTCGCGCACCTTCAAGGTCTACCGCTGGAACCCCGACGACGGCATGAACCCGCGCGTGGACACCTACGAGGTGGACATGGCGACGTGCGGTCCGATGGTTCTGGACGCGCTGATCAAGATCAAGAACGAGATCGACCCGACGCTGACGTTCCGTCGCTCGTGCCGCGAAGGCATCTGTGGTTCGTGCGCGATGAACATCGACGGCACGAACACGCTGGCCTGCACCAAGGCCATCGAGGACTGCAGCGCCGGCGACGTGCCGATCTACCCGCTGCCGCACATGCCGGTGGTGAAGGACCTGGTGCCGGACCTGACGCACTTCTACGCGCAGTACGCGTCGATCCGTCCGTGGCTGCGCACGCAGAGCCCGTCGCCGTCCGACCGCGAGCGCCTGCAGTCGCCGGAAGATCGCAAGAAGCTCGACGGCCTGTACGAGTGCATCCTGTGCGCGTGCTGCTCGACCAGCTGCCCGAGCTACTGGTGGAACGGCGACCGTTACCTCGGTCCGGCGATCCTGCTGCAGGCCTACCGCTGGATCGTCGACTCGCGCGACGAAGACACCGGCGAGCGCCTGGACGATCTGGAAGACCCGTTCAAGTTGTACCGCTGCCACACCATCATGAACTGCGCACGTACCTGCCCGAAGGGTCTGAACCCTGCGCAGGCCATCGGCGAGATCAAGAAGCTGATGCTGGCGCGCCGCGCCTGA